TCCGCTGCCACCCAGAAGGGCACCCTCCGTCTTCCGCACCACGGATACGTCACCCTGTCCGAACACGGCAAGTGGCAAATCTCGGTGACCTGACCCCACCGATTGAACGCTCTCCCTACCGATCAGAGGGCGAGGTCAAGGTGCCGACGGCTCTGACGACGTCGGTGATCCAGGTGCTGCTGCACCAGAGCTTCGAAGGGCCCGCCAGCTCTACAGGACCGCCTGACACGTTCGCCGACGCTGTGGATCTCGGCACGGTCCCGGCCGAGGATGACGGCGTCGTCGCCCGGTATCGGCACGTCGGCTCGGTTGTGGGGCATGAGCCAGACGTGGCCGTCCTCGCGGCGCAGGCGCTTGACGGTGGCTTCGCCGTCGAGCATCACGGCGACGATGTCGCCGTGCACTGCCACAACCAGCCGGGCAACAAGTGCCTGGCACAGGCCACGATGTGACCATGTCTGAGTCCCACGACGAGCAGGCGGCCTCCGATCGGCTGCTCTCTCTCGTACGTGCCCTTGTCACCACGCACGCGCCGTGGAAACCGCTGTGCATCGGGGCGGTCATCACCGGGGACGACCACATGCGTCTCTACTTCCGTTCCCCCGAGCGCGACCGCACCTACGGGGTGGACGTGCTGACCAGCCGTACGGGTCCGGGCCTGCTCGGAGCCCTGGTCTCTCCAGCCTTCCTGGCGAACGAGCACCTGCGCCAGCCTTCCGACGACCCGCACTGCGACACGGTCGTCGACCTCACCGACCACTGACCACTGACGGACGGGATCGACCAGCGGGACTCGGGTTGACCGAACACGAGGAGAAGAACAGCGCCGCGACCGCCTCTAACGAGTCCTTCTCCCAAGCGCACATGGTCCGGCGGAGTAATGCTCAAGTCCTCTGGATCGGCCTCGGGTTGGCACGCGAAGGGCGTACCTTCCCCCGAATGATCCTGTGATGGTCATTGAGTAGGCCGACGTCCGTTGCGTCGGTCGGGAAGGCACGCCCGTGCTCACGGTAGTCAACGATGACGGAACGACGCCGTACGGCTCCCTGATTGATGAGATCGTCCGCGAGGGCGCGAAGCGGATGCCGGCCGCTGTCCTGGAAGCAGAAGTCAACTTCTACATGGCCGAGTTGGCCGATCAGCGAGACGATTGCGGCCGGCGCCTGGTCGTGCGCAACGGCTTCCACCAGCCGCGGGAGGTGACGACCGCGGCCGGGGCGGTCGAGGTGAAGGCACCCCGGGTCAACGACAAGCGCGTCGACGAGGCCACCGGCGAACGCAAGCGGTTCTCCTCGGCGATCCTGCCGCCCTGGGCCCGTAAATCCCCGAAGATCAGTGAGGTGCTGCCACTGCTCTACTTGCACGGCCTGTCGTCCGGTGACTTCGTGCCCGCGCTGGAGCAGTTCCTCGGTTCCTCCGCCGGCCTGTCGCCCGCGACGATCACGAGGCTGACCGCACAGTGGCAGGCCGACCACAAGGCGTTTGGACTGCGATCTGTCCGCCACGGACTACGTCTACGTCTGGGCCGATGGTATTCACTTGCGCATACGCCTGGAAGAGGTGAAGGCCGCTGTGCTGGTCATGGTCGGCGTGCGGGCCGACGGCACCAAAGAACTGATCGCGATGACCGACGGCTACCGCGAGTCGTCCGAGGCATGGGCGGGACTACTGCGGGACTGTGCCCGCCGGGGCATGCGGGCCCCCGTCCTGGCCGTCGGCGACGGGGCGCTCGGCTTCTGGAACGCGTTCAACGAGGTGTTCCCCGAGACCCGCCACCAGCGGTGCTGGGTGCACAAGACGGCCAACGTCCTCGACGCGCTGCCGAAGTCGGCCCAGCCCGCGGCCAAGCGTGCGATCCAGGAGATCTGCAACGCCGAGGACAAGGAGCGTGCGGCCAAGGCCGTCGCCGCGTTCACCAAGCACTACGGGGCGAAACACCCCAAGGTCGTCAAGCGGATCACCGACGACGAGGAAGAACTGTTGGCGTTCTTCGCAGCCGGGCCGCCGCCCTGGCCATGGTCTTCAAGCTCATCGAGTCAGCCCAGCAACGCTGGCGGGCCGTGAACGCACCCCACCTCGTCGCACTGGTCCGGGCCGGCGCCCGCTTCGAGCGGGGCGTCCTGGTCGAGCCATCCGAGGCCCGCGCGGCATGAACACCACCGCCTGCCGCCGTTCGGAAAATCAGTGGCAGGCCCGGCCTGCCCGTGGTGAAGATCGCGGCATGCCCAACTTCCTGGAGACCGACCGGCTCGTCCTGCGCGCGTTCACGGCGGCCGACATCGACCACCTGCTCGCCCTGGACAACGACCCCGAGGTCATGCGCTTCATCAACGGTGGCCGCCCCACAAGTCGGGAGTCGATCAAGACGCGGACCCTGCCGCGGCTCCTGCACGACTACCCGTGCTGGGAGACCCGCGGTTACTGGGCCGCGCAGGAGAGGATCACCGGCACGTTCCTGGGCTGGTTCGAATTCCGGCCGTTGGAGGAACACAGCCCCGCCGTGGTCGAACTCGGTTACCGGTTGAACCAGGTGGCGTGGGGGCGTGGCTATGCCACCGAGGGGTCCCGGGCTCTGGTCCACAAGGGGTTCGCGGAACTGGGTGTCGAGCGGGTCACCGCTAACACCATGGTCGTCAATGCCCGCTCCCGTCGCGTCATGGAGAAATCGGGCCTGTCCTTCGTCCGGAACTTCACCGGGGACTGGCCGGAGGCGATCGAGGGCTCCGAGCACGGTGAAGTCGAGTACGAACTCACCCGGACCGAGTGGGAGCAGCCTTGATAGACATCAACGGCCCAATCCACAACTCTTGACAATTACTCGTTCCGGCGAACCCATGCGAGGTTCTGCCTGGACAGCGCGGGTTCAAAACAAATCAGCGGGCTGCCCGGCGGGACATAGCCTGCGGGCTGTGACGGTGAGATACGTGTTGGACGGCAGTCAGGTCAAGACGCTGGAGGACTTCTGGCGGGTCGTCGGCGAGAGCATCGGATGCGGCAGCTACTTCGGCCGGAACCTCGATGCCTTCGCTGACTGCCTCCGCGGCGGCTTCGGGACTCCAGACGACGGCGACTTCATGATCGAGTGGCGCGACCACGAAGTCTCGCGCCAGAACCTTGGACACCACGAGGCTGCCCGTCAGATCGAGATGTGGCTCGCCCGCTGTCACCCGACGCACAAGGACCACATGGCCGCCAGGCTGGCGGAAGCTCGTGCCGGACGTGGCCCGACCGCCTTCGACTGGCTGGTCGGGATCATTGAAGAAGAACTGCCGGGCGGCCTGCTCCTTCGTTAGGCAGGCTGACGGGTCTCGGAACCGCAGACGGCCCTCGTCGACGGGGTCGGCGAGACAGATCAGGGTGGCCTGTGGGTCCATGCCGAAGGCGGCGGCGACGAGCTTGGGGTCCCTCGTGTGCACCATCGCGACAAGGCGGGTGCTGCGGATCATCCGGGACGGGAAGCCGCAGTCGTCAAGGACGTGGGAGAGGTATGCGGTGGAGGCCGGGTTTCGCCCGGCCTTTGTTCCCTTGCTGACCACGACGTGTGGGGTGTCGGTCCGCCATGCCTGGCGATGGTCCCAGCGTTGCAGCACCGTCCACGAGGCGGGATCGAGCGGGACAGGGTGGGGCCGCCTGCCGAGCCGGACCGTTTGGGCCTGCTGGTCCACCACGTCGTTGACCCGCAGCATTGCGGGCCTCAGAGGGGTGGAGGCGCCATGCAGCACAGCGAGCTTCCCTACGACTACCTCGTGGGGATGGAACTCCGCGTGTTGCTTGAGGCC
The Streptomyces roseofulvus genome window above contains:
- a CDS encoding LexA family protein, with translation MLDGEATVKRLRREDGHVWLMPHNRADVPIPGDDAVILGRDRAEIHSVGERVRRSCRAGGPFEALVQQHLDHRRRQSRRHLDLAL
- a CDS encoding GNAT family N-acetyltransferase, with protein sequence MPNFLETDRLVLRAFTAADIDHLLALDNDPEVMRFINGGRPTSRESIKTRTLPRLLHDYPCWETRGYWAAQERITGTFLGWFEFRPLEEHSPAVVELGYRLNQVAWGRGYATEGSRALVHKGFAELGVERVTANTMVVNARSRRVMEKSGLSFVRNFTGDWPEAIEGSEHGEVEYELTRTEWEQP
- a CDS encoding barstar family protein; the protein is MTVRYVLDGSQVKTLEDFWRVVGESIGCGSYFGRNLDAFADCLRGGFGTPDDGDFMIEWRDHEVSRQNLGHHEAARQIEMWLARCHPTHKDHMAARLAEARAGRGPTAFDWLVGIIEEELPGGLLLR